The window TTCGACCCGCGGATGCTCTTCTTCTTCGACGGCGCCTGAACGTCCATGGACAAAGCGCGGCGGTCATTCGTCCACCTGCACTGCCATTCGCCGTACTCGTTTCTTGACGGCGCCAGTCGCATCCGGGCGCTCGTGCAGCGCGCGGCGGAACTCGGCCAGCCCGCGCTGGCGCTCACGGACCGGGACAACCTGTGCGGCGCCGTCGAGTTCGTGGAAGAGGCGGAGAGGGCGGGCATCCGCCCCATCCTGGGCGCGGAGGTCACGCTCGCCCCACTGGCGGACGATCCGCCCCGCCAGGCGGGCGGGGACCGAGGCCATCCGCTCGTTCTCCTGGCGGCGGGGCCGAACGGCTACCGGCAGCTGAGCCGGCTGATCACGCGCGCGCACCTCGAACATCCGCGGGGACAGCCGCTGGCGAGCCTTTCCGCCCTGGAAGAGGCCGCCGCCGGAAGCCGCGGGGAACTTCTGGCGCTCACCGGCGGACGCGCGTCGGAGATCCCCGCCCGCCTGCTCGCCGGGGACCGGGACGGGGCCCGGGCAGCGCTGGACCGCCTGATCGCCGTCATGGGCCGGCCGCAGGTGGGGGTGGAGCTCGTCAACCCGTACTTCCCCGGCGGGCGCGGGCTGATGCGGATGCTGGCAGAACTCGCGGAAACGGCCGGCGTGTCGCTCGTCGCCGCCAACGACGTCCGCTACGCCGACCGTTCCGCCTACATGGTCCATGACCTCCTCTGCTGCGTACGGGCGGGGGTGGACGTGTCCACGCCGCACCCGTGGCGGCCGCTCAACGCGGAACAGGATCTGAAGAGCGCGGACGAGATGGCCGCCTGTTTCGCGGCCTACCCGGAGGCCGTGGCCGAGGCCGGCCGCTGGGCCGAGCGCTGCGGCACGGCTCTGGAACTGCGCGTCGACCGCCACCCGGAATTCCCGCTGCCGGAAGGAGCGGACGCGAACGAGTACCTGCGCCGCCTCGTCTATGAAGGGGCGCGGCGGCGTTACGGCCGGCTCGGTCCAGCGGAGCGGGAACGGCTGGAGCACGAGCTGGACATCATCGCGAAGCTGGGGTTCGCCGGGTACTTTCTCCTGGTGTGGGACGTGGCCCGCTTTGCCGCGCGCAAGGGCATCCGCTTCGCCGGTCGCGGGTCGGCGGCGGACTCGGCCGTGGCGTACTGCCTGGGCATCACCAACGTGGACGCGATCCGGCGAGGCCTGCTCTTCGAGCGCTTTCTCAGCGTCGAGCGGGCGGAGAAGCCGGACATCGACATCGACTTCGACGCCCGCCGCCGGGACGAGGTCACGGAGTACGTCTACCGGCGCTACGGCCGCCGCCATGTGGCCAACGTGGCGGCATTCTCGACCTTTCGCGGACGATCGGCGCTGCGCGACCTCGGCAAGGCCCTGCGCCTGCCCGAGGACGAGATCGACCGTTTCGCCAAGCGCGTGCCGTATTCCGTTGCGGCCGACGGGCTCGCGGCCGCGCTGGAGCAGTTCCCGGAGCTTCGGGAGAGCGGCCTGGACTGGCGCAAGTTCGAGCTCCTGCTGAAGGCGGCGGCCGCGTTGGCGGGGTTTCCGCGGCACCTCAGCACGCATGTCGGCGGCGTGGTGATCACGCGGGAGCCGGTGGAGGAGATCGTGCCGCTGCAGATGGCGGCCAAGGGCGTGACGATCGTCCAGGCGGACAGGGACGGCGTCGAAGCGCTGGGTCTCGTCAAGCTCGACCTG of the Clostridia bacterium genome contains:
- a CDS encoding DNA polymerase III subunit alpha — its product is MDKARRSFVHLHCHSPYSFLDGASRIRALVQRAAELGQPALALTDRDNLCGAVEFVEEAERAGIRPILGAEVTLAPLADDPPRQAGGDRGHPLVLLAAGPNGYRQLSRLITRAHLEHPRGQPLASLSALEEAAAGSRGELLALTGGRASEIPARLLAGDRDGARAALDRLIAVMGRPQVGVELVNPYFPGGRGLMRMLAELAETAGVSLVAANDVRYADRSAYMVHDLLCCVRAGVDVSTPHPWRPLNAEQDLKSADEMAACFAAYPEAVAEAGRWAERCGTALELRVDRHPEFPLPEGADANEYLRRLVYEGARRRYGRLGPAERERLEHELDIIAKLGFAGYFLLVWDVARFAARKGIRFAGRGSAADSAVAYCLGITNVDAIRRGLLFERFLSVERAEKPDIDIDFDARRRDEVTEYVYRRYGRRHVANVAAFSTFRGRSALRDLGKALRLPEDEIDRFAKRVPYSVAADGLAAALEQFPELRESGLDWRKFELLLKAAAALAGFPRHLSTHVGGVVITREPVEEIVPLQMAAKGVTIVQADRDGVEALGLVKLDLLSLRTFSAVEQAVRTISRQDAGFDYDRIPAGDRATYEMLNEGRTIGVFQLESPAQRALQSRLGADRFEDIVASVAIIRPGPIKGNMVEPYIRRRKGEEPVRYLHPSLEPILEKTYGVVLFQEQVIDIAHAVA